In Lentilactobacillus sp. SPB1-3, the sequence AAAAATGGTGTTAAGTCGTACCGTAATGTTAAATTATCTGATAAAGCAAAGCTCTATAAACAGGGTAGCACTTTAAAAGTTAAATCAATTAAGAAATACAAGTTGGCTACACGTTACCGATTGACTAATGGTCAATACGTAACAGGAAACAAGAAATTTATTATTTGGAAATAAATATAAAAAAGCCACTCATCTTATTGCGAGATGAGTGGCTTTTTGTGTTAGAATTTATTTGAGGAGATGATGATTAATGATGGGATTACATCGTTCAAGAACTAATCGTGTTTTTGCGGGTGTTCTTGGAGGAATAGCTGAAAAATTCGGCTGGAATGCAAATGTTTTACGTGCTCTTTGGAGTGTTCTTACATTGACACCTTTTCCGGGATTAATAATTTATTTAGTATTATGGTTAGTAGTTCCTGAAGAGGATTAATTAACTATTAAATAACAGGCGTAAAAAGGTGTCTTTTTAAATAAGACATCTTTTTATTAGTGTTTTTAACCAATCCTGAAGTTAAAATGAAATGAATGATATAATTATTTTACACGCTTAATCGTAATTTTTGGTAAATCTGCCCAATTGGGCTTTTATTTTTGAACACTAAAGAACATACGTTCGATTATTTTTCAACTATTGAAAAAGAAATATAGAGAAGAGAATGGCAAATATAGCAAAAACTCAGTTCACGAATACTAACAAGCAATTCCAAGTACAATTTTTATCACTGCAAAAACAAATCGTAGATTTGCAGAAGGTCATTTCACCTAGCAAACCAGAAGATAATGTAAAGGAAGGTGCTTAATTATGGAAAACACATTATTTACTTTACCAAACATTGAAGTTGCTAAAGTATATGCCTCATGGGGTATGGACATTTCTTTTATGGTTAATTGGTCAATCACACCAGAACAGTACAAGGAAATCACAGGAAAAGACTTCAAGCCAGCTGAATAGAATAATAAAAAGCCGCCTAGATAAAACAAAGCGGCTTTTTACATAAACTATTTTTGGCTTGATTATTTTACTTCGGTTAATTTAACGTTTCTAACTGCCATAGGAGTTTCGCTTGCGGGAGTTCCTTTACTACCGGTAACAAATCCTAGTTCTAAGACATTCCAACTACCGATGGCGTCATCTGCAGGAACAGAATACGATTGAGTATGTTTAACCCATTTTCCGGATTGGTTTGTAAGTTTGATAAAAGTGCCTTCACCTGGTAGGTCACCAATTGGGGTATGAACAATTGGTTCAAACAATAATTGGCTTGAGCTAGTACCTTTATACTCGAAACTCATTTGATATTTTTTTAATGGAGCAGTTGATATATCTTGTCCTAGAGCTGCACCGGAATCAGGTACAGGATTAGTAAGTTCCGCGTAATTACCATCTTCATCAGTTTTTACTGAAACGTCACCACCACCAAAGCCTCCTGATATCCATGAATCAAGGCCTTGACTAAAATCACCATTTTGCATCAAATTATCTTCTGATTCATTAGCAGTTGATGTTTTTATCTCATGCTTAACCACGGATGATATTTCGGTAGTTGCGGCATTTACTGGGATGGCATTTCCCAATGCAAGACCACCTAAAATAGCTGCTGTACCTAATACAATATTAAATGATTTTTTCATAAGTGAAGCCTCCTTGTGTAATTTGGAACAATATAAATTTATCATTCGCTTTTATAACGTTCAAATTTAACGCTTGACGAATCATGAATGTTGATTCATATGATTTTTTAATAATTTTCTGTACATTATGACACCATATTTTAGTTGTTCACCATTGAACTAGATGGATTTTAAAATATTTCATTTACTAAGACACAGAATTAAGTGAATTTGTTTTTACACAAAAATAATATAAAGGGGGTGGAATGACGTTGCTTTGTAGATTTAAAAAATACGCTGACCACCTCATTATTGGAACTGCCCTGATAGGTATTGGTATTTACTTAATTACTCATGATAATTACTTCCAGTGGCCACCAATGGCAACGCCGTTTGCTAATGATGATTTATTCGGCGGCTTGTACGTCATTTGTGGCTTAGCAATTTCCTGGTGGGTTATGTCTAAGCATCACTCGCCACATTTGAATTCAGTTTTATTAACTATTGCGACTTTGCTTATGGCATTCTTATCAATTTATCAATTCTTGAATTTTATTTTTGCGGGAACTGATTACATGCCATGGATTTCGAATTTAGCTCTAACTGCAATGATTTTCACGACCGCTGATCGGAGTGATTCGAGTGAGTAATAATCTTATCAAACAGCTTTTAACAATTATTCCGACAATTTTGGCCGGAGCATATACTTTCTATTTGTCTCGTAAAAAATCAATTCATCAAATTGAACAAGATGATGTTAACTCTCGGAGAACATTGTATTCAGAGATGAAGATTAGGGCCGAGAAAGCAGAAAATAGAGCGGATAAGTTACAGCTAGAACTAGATAAGATAAGAAAGAAGGAAAACTAAAATGGATTTAATTCAACAACTTAATCTTGGATCAACGGCCGAACTGATGATAACAGTTTTGGTCGTTTTTTGTATTACACAAGCTTTTAAGACCACTAGTTTGGGTAATCATTATTTGCCATGGATTGCTATGTTCGTTGGTGTGGTTGCAGGTATCGTTGCAGTTGCTGCTACTGGAGATAGTAATTATGTAGCAAGTGGAGTTATGGGACTATTGGTCGGTGGCTTTACCTGTGGCCTATTTGACGGATTTAAAGGTTTCAAACAAATTGGAGGTATCAAGTAATGGGATATTCAATCAATAAAACATTCGCTTTATCAAATAATGAAGGTGACGGACGTATTGCTGTTAAGCGATTTATTATTGCTCATGATACCGGTAACGACAATAATAAAGGCAAGGGTTCGGCTCATAACGAGGCTAGTTATATGAAGTCACACTTTGAAGTAGCTTACACACACTTTATCGTTGATGACCAAGCAATCTATCAAGTTGGCGAACCTGGTTACGTTGCTTGGGGAGCGCTTGATGCTAATCCATACGCACCAATGCAAGTTGAGTTAGCTCACGTTGACTCACAAACTCGTTTCAACGAATCTTATAAAAGATACATCTGGTTGTTAAGATACTATGCGAACAAATATAATATTCCTTTGACGCTAGATGCTGGAGGTCAAGGTACACCAGGGATTAAGTCACATAAGTGGGTTACTCAAAACTTTGGTGGCGATCACGTGGACCCTTATGGTTATTTATCAAAGTGGGGGATCACTAAGGCACAATTTGCTAAAGACTTGAAGAATGGTTTAGGTGATAGTGCCGCACTTGCTAAAGCAAAGCCAGAGTACTATAAGACAAAAGCTCTTTATGAGGTTATTGCTCCGAAAGTTTACGCATATAAGGATATCAAAGCACAACAAAAGCGTTCTGTCCGCCTTACTAAAGGTAGTCGCTTCTATGCAAAACCTAAGAAGTACGGCAAGATTTATCGTTTCAAAACTGTTGTTGGTTACATCACGGCCAATAAATCTTACGTAAAGTTGATCAAAAAAATAAAATAGTGATAAAATAATATCAACAACGATTCTCAAAAGGCGCTCATCTCATTACGAGGTGGGCGCTTTTTTACGTTGGTATCTAACAACTTACCTGTTTTTCTATGGTACAATTTTTATGGAATAGAAAAAGTTGGGGAGAACTTTTATGTCAAAAAAGAAAATGAAAATTTTATTTTATTCATCGTTGTTGGCCTTAAGCATCGGTGCTTCATTTGGAATGACAAAAGTATCGGCAAAGGCTGAAACTAGCACTGTGAATACAGCTACATCAGCTATCGTTCAAAATTCTAATTTGGATGTAATGAGATATCTAACCGGTGAACACAAAACGCCAGTAAATGTTGATAATGAATTTTCAGTAGAACTTTATTACACCTTTGATGGAAACGATGGTAAGACTTATAAAAGCAACTATGGTCAAAATTTAAATGATGTTATGTCAGGTACTACGGACAAATATGATGCATATTCACTTTTAATGAAAGATGAGTTTAAACCGGACAGTTTAAAGGTCAACTTGGTCATTAAAAATATCACGAGGGTTGATCAGAAATTGGAAGCCGGATTGGGGCTACCTTTGTATTACTTAAGTCAGGTTCCTAATAATTATCCTTCACTGAATAAGTTTCCAGATGTCGTATATGCGGGCAATGGATCGATTGATTATAATTCTACAGAAGGAAGTAAAATTACCAACTTTAATCAACGGTTTGATGGTCTTAGTTCTGATGAAGATCAATCAGGACTTGGTCGTAATCCAGAAGATTTACAGGCAATTGTTATTAAAGGAAATGTAACGCCAGGTGGAGAAGTTCAAACTAGTCTGCCGTTGAAATATAAGAATATCGAATCCTCGTTTAAATTTTCAAAGGATGAACTTGATAAACTTGGAGATTCGTTTTATATGCCAATTAATATTGGCTTCCCATCTCTGTTAGATATCCGGACTGGCATTACTGGGTCTCACAATATTTTATACGTGGCTCCATCAGTCGCTAATCCGGCTACTGTCAATGTTGGTCATGTAGATGAGTCAGGTAATCCGATTGGTACTAATGAGGAATTAAAAGCGTGGGTTGGTGATTCTCTGACTATTCCGCAAGCGAAAATTGATGGGTATGAACTGGATACGTCAAAGGACAATCCAACAAGTTATCAAACCACTCAGAATGATACTGAAACACCAGCAAACATTACTTTGCACTACAAGAAAATGACGAATTCTGGTGGGGGATCAACGGGTACTAATAATCCATCAACAGGTGGCGGTGCAATAACATCTCCAACACAACCATCACAGCCAAGTACACCTGTGCAACCATCACAACCAGTATTACCAACACCAAACGTACCTGGTAATGATTCAACGGGGCTACCAAATTGGGCAGCTGTAAAGGGACAATCAGTTTACGGTATTAAAGGCTTCTACCTATACAAGAATGCTAACTTTAATCGTGGCCAACATATTAAATACTATTCTAAAACTAGTCGAGTAAACCGTCCGCAGTTCATCGTTAAAGGCTATAAGCATGATAATAATGGCAATTTGAGATATAAAGTTCAACAATACAATCCATATAAAGGTAAATATGTCGCCGGAACTAAGGGTTACATTACCGCTAGTGAGAAATATGTTGTCAAAGCATATTACGCTACTACACCAAAGAATAAGCGAATTAAAGTTATTAACAAAAATGGTGTTAAATCATATCAGAATGTTAAATTATCCGGTAAAGCAAAACTCTATAAAAAAGGTAGTACTTTAAAAGTTAAATCAATTAAGAAATACAAATTGGCTACTCGTTATCAATTAACTAATGGTCAATACGTAACAGGAAACAAGAAATTTATTATTTGGAAATAATCATAATTAAAGACGCTCATCTCATTACGAGGTGAGTGCCTTTTTTCATTACGTAATAACTTTAGAAATGGTATTATGAAAATAGTATTCAATTACATAGGGGGAATTATTCAAGATGAAATCAACAATCAAAAAAGTGCTAGTATCACTTAGTTTGTCACTTTCGATATTATCAGTTGTAGCGATAAACACATTTGCCGATGATACGAATCCAGCAAATAATCTTGCTACTTCTGAAGATAAGGCGTTGCTTTTTAATAAGAACAAAGATGGTTATAACGATACTTCTAATTTCGATAATACGAAGTTTGCAATGCAGTTGCAGAGTAGTGCTAATCCACAAAATATCATTGATGACGGTGTCACAGAAAATGATTTTAATATTAATAAATATGATCCAATGGGTACGGCAAATCTTCTAAATATATCCCATACATTAGTCGATCCTAATCGATTCCATGATGGAAAAGGATATTTAAATATTATGTTGAAGAGCTATAGTGAAAAAGATGTTGACCGTATTTTAGATATTCAGTTTGGTGGTGATCTATCCTATCTTGTTCCTGGTATAAAAACAAATCCAAAGATGTTACTCACTAGTGAGTCTGTGGAATATCTACAAAATATAGAAAGAAATAATGATGGAAAAATTTCAATTTATATGACCTCCAAAGATCCATTTGATACACAAAATTTCAGTGAAAGTGACCTAAATGATAGTATCAATGTGAATAACATTACAGATTTAGGTGATGCTAGTAAGTTTTCTAATATCATAGTTGTCATGCGTGATATTCAAAAAGATGATCCCGTTCAATTGGTTTTACCGATTGATATTACGTTTGATCAAAGTAAGTACTCAAACACTGATTTGTTGAGCCTTTTGCCAGGAGAAAACCTAGAAGAATTTGAGAATTTAACGAATTATGATACATCGTCAATGGCATTTTTACAGGCCACACTGTTATATTTTAATAATGTAGGTTATGGTAGAAATCCTGCTGGTAATGACCAGTTTTTTTCAACATTCAACCCAAAAAAATTGTTAGTTAGTCAACCGAAAGTCACTATCAGTGAAGGACAATCAAATTTTGATCCTGACAAATCATTCGAAGTTGATCCAGATGATGCAGATTATGTAATCACAAATGATAAAAATGCAATTGTCTTCGATAGTACTAAACAAGATAAATCCGACCTGCAAAAACTAACTGGTGGTTCATATACGATAACTTTTTCAAAGCCAGGATATAGTGATGGCACTGGTAACTTGACAATTAAGACTAACCAAACAAGCAATCCTGGTAATGGCGGAAATAATAACTCTGGTGGCGGTTCAGCAACAAATCCGACCCAACCAAGTACACCATCACAACCTGTACAGCCAAGCACACCTGTTCAACCATCACGACCAGTATTACCAACGCCAAGCGTACCTGGTAATAATTCAACTGGTTTACCAAATTGGGCGGCTGTAAAAGGACAATCAGTTTACGGTATTAAAGGATTATACTTGTATAGTGATACTAATTTCTATACAAACGAACGTATCAAGCATTATGCCAAAACTAGTCGTGTCAACCGTCCTCAATTTATCGTTAAGGGTTACAATTACGACGATAATGGTAAGTTAAGATATAAAGTTCAACAATACAATCCTTATAAAGGTAAATATGTGGCTGGAACAAAAGGTTACATTACCGCTAATGATAAATATGTTGTTAAGGCTTACTACGCTACTACCCCAAAAAATAAGAGAATTAAAGTTATTAACAAAAATGGTGTTAAGTCGTACCGGAATGTTAAATTATCCGGTAAAGCAAAACTCTATAAAAAGGGTAGTACTTTAAAAGTTAAATCAATTAAGAAATACAAGTTGGCTACTCGTTACCAATTGACTAATGGCCAGTACGTAACAGGCAACAAGAAATTTATTATTTGGAAATAGCATTAATTAAAAGACGCTCATCTCATTACGAGGTGAGCGCTTTTTTTATTGTTCATTTAGATTTGTACTTTCTTTGATAAAAGGAGGCACGCCATGAGTGATCC encodes:
- a CDS encoding carbohydrate binding domain-containing protein, with amino-acid sequence MKKSFNIVLGTAAILGGLALGNAIPVNAATTEISSVVKHEIKTSTANESEDNLMQNGDFSQGLDSWISGGFGGGDVSVKTDEDGNYAELTNPVPDSGAALGQDISTAPLKKYQMSFEYKGTSSSQLLFEPIVHTPIGDLPGEGTFIKLTNQSGKWVKHTQSYSVPADDAIGSWNVLELGFVTGSKGTPASETPMAVRNVKLTEVK
- a CDS encoding N-acetylmuramoyl-L-alanine amidase codes for the protein MGYSINKTFALSNNEGDGRIAVKRFIIAHDTGNDNNKGKGSAHNEASYMKSHFEVAYTHFIVDDQAIYQVGEPGYVAWGALDANPYAPMQVELAHVDSQTRFNESYKRYIWLLRYYANKYNIPLTLDAGGQGTPGIKSHKWVTQNFGGDHVDPYGYLSKWGITKAQFAKDLKNGLGDSAALAKAKPEYYKTKALYEVIAPKVYAYKDIKAQQKRSVRLTKGSRFYAKPKKYGKIYRFKTVVGYITANKSYVKLIKKIK
- a CDS encoding DUF5776 domain-containing protein codes for the protein MSKKKMKILFYSSLLALSIGASFGMTKVSAKAETSTVNTATSAIVQNSNLDVMRYLTGEHKTPVNVDNEFSVELYYTFDGNDGKTYKSNYGQNLNDVMSGTTDKYDAYSLLMKDEFKPDSLKVNLVIKNITRVDQKLEAGLGLPLYYLSQVPNNYPSLNKFPDVVYAGNGSIDYNSTEGSKITNFNQRFDGLSSDEDQSGLGRNPEDLQAIVIKGNVTPGGEVQTSLPLKYKNIESSFKFSKDELDKLGDSFYMPINIGFPSLLDIRTGITGSHNILYVAPSVANPATVNVGHVDESGNPIGTNEELKAWVGDSLTIPQAKIDGYELDTSKDNPTSYQTTQNDTETPANITLHYKKMTNSGGGSTGTNNPSTGGGAITSPTQPSQPSTPVQPSQPVLPTPNVPGNDSTGLPNWAAVKGQSVYGIKGFYLYKNANFNRGQHIKYYSKTSRVNRPQFIVKGYKHDNNGNLRYKVQQYNPYKGKYVAGTKGYITASEKYVVKAYYATTPKNKRIKVINKNGVKSYQNVKLSGKAKLYKKGSTLKVKSIKKYKLATRYQLTNGQYVTGNKKFIIWK
- a CDS encoding DUF5776 domain-containing protein translates to MKSTIKKVLVSLSLSLSILSVVAINTFADDTNPANNLATSEDKALLFNKNKDGYNDTSNFDNTKFAMQLQSSANPQNIIDDGVTENDFNINKYDPMGTANLLNISHTLVDPNRFHDGKGYLNIMLKSYSEKDVDRILDIQFGGDLSYLVPGIKTNPKMLLTSESVEYLQNIERNNDGKISIYMTSKDPFDTQNFSESDLNDSINVNNITDLGDASKFSNIIVVMRDIQKDDPVQLVLPIDITFDQSKYSNTDLLSLLPGENLEEFENLTNYDTSSMAFLQATLLYFNNVGYGRNPAGNDQFFSTFNPKKLLVSQPKVTISEGQSNFDPDKSFEVDPDDADYVITNDKNAIVFDSTKQDKSDLQKLTGGSYTITFSKPGYSDGTGNLTIKTNQTSNPGNGGNNNSGGGSATNPTQPSTPSQPVQPSTPVQPSRPVLPTPSVPGNNSTGLPNWAAVKGQSVYGIKGLYLYSDTNFYTNERIKHYAKTSRVNRPQFIVKGYNYDDNGKLRYKVQQYNPYKGKYVAGTKGYITANDKYVVKAYYATTPKNKRIKVINKNGVKSYRNVKLSGKAKLYKKGSTLKVKSIKKYKLATRYQLTNGQYVTGNKKFIIWK
- a CDS encoding XkdX family protein, whose translation is MENTLFTLPNIEVAKVYASWGMDISFMVNWSITPEQYKEITGKDFKPAE
- a CDS encoding PspC domain-containing protein, with protein sequence MMGLHRSRTNRVFAGVLGGIAEKFGWNANVLRALWSVLTLTPFPGLIIYLVLWLVVPEED